The genomic region GATCACGGCCCTGGTCGAAGAGACCGACTTTCACCTGGTGGAGACGCTTGCCGAGCGAATCGCGGAGTTGATTCGTGACGAATTTTCGGTCCCGTGGCTGCGGCTTTCCGTTTCCAAGCCTGGTGCGGTGCGCGGGGCGCGCGAGGTCGGGGTGACGATCGAGCGGGGCGAGAGGGGTCAGCAGTGACCCGGGTCTGGGTCAGTATCGGCAGCAACATCGATCGGGAGACCAATATCGTCTCGGCGTTGTCGGCGTTGGAGCGGCGGTTCGGGGAACTGAAGGTTTCCAGCGTCTACCGTACCGCCCCGGTCGGGTTCGAGGGGGACGATTTCTACAATCTCGTTGCCGGGTTCGAAACCGATGCGTCACCGGTCGAGGTGACGCGGATCCTGCGTGAGATTGAGGATGCGCAAGGGCGTGAGCGTGCAGGGGGCAAGTTCTCCCCCCGTACCCTGGATCTGGACCTGCTGCTATATGCAGACATGGTGCTGGACAAAGACGGGGTCCAACTGCCGCGTGACGAGATACTGCGGTATGCCTTTGTCCTTGGACCACTGGCGGAGATCGCACCGACGGCGATTCATCCCGTAGAGGGGCGGCGCATCGGTGATCTGTGGGCGGAGTTCGGAGAAGGGGAGTGCAACCTGACGCCTGTGTCCTTCGACTGGCGCCCGGGCCGTTTATAAGGTTTCCCAATCCCGAGGATACCTGTCGGGCACTCAGGCCCGACAGGTATCCCGGTTACGGCAAGACGTGCAGAGCTACGCCAGACCGA from Gammaproteobacteria bacterium harbors:
- the folB gene encoding dihydroneopterin aldolase, with the protein product MDIVFIRDLRVEARIGVWDWEQKIRQAISIDLEMGADNRAPAATDDIADTLDYKAVSRRITALVEETDFHLVETLAERIAELIRDEFSVPWLRLSVSKPGAVRGAREVGVTIERGERGQQ
- the folK gene encoding 2-amino-4-hydroxy-6-hydroxymethyldihydropteridine diphosphokinase, coding for MTRVWVSIGSNIDRETNIVSALSALERRFGELKVSSVYRTAPVGFEGDDFYNLVAGFETDASPVEVTRILREIEDAQGRERAGGKFSPRTLDLDLLLYADMVLDKDGVQLPRDEILRYAFVLGPLAEIAPTAIHPVEGRRIGDLWAEFGEGECNLTPVSFDWRPGRL